The genomic segment CGTATAGGCGAGCAGCATCAGCGGGTCGATGCGGCTGTCAGCGCCGCCGCACAGCATCACGTCGGCGTCGCCGCGCGACACGAGCCGGTAGCCCTCCCCCACGGCCTGTGTGCCGGCCACGCACGCGGTCACCACGGTGTTGTTCGGCCCCTGGCAGTTGAACGCCATCGAAATGTGCGCCGCCGCCATGTTCGGCAGGTACTTGAGCAGCCAGAGCGGGAAGAGCTGGGCGTCCCGCCCGGACGGGTCGGGGAGCTTCGTCTCGTCGAACGCGCCGCTCTCCTGACACGCCCGGGCCAGGAGCGGTGCCAGTTCCCCCAGGTCCATCGGGACCAGGCCGGTCCCCATCACCACGCCGAACCGCGTCGGGTCGAGGGCGGCCGTGTCCAGTCCGCTGTCGGCGACGGCCAGGCCGGCGGCGCCGATGCCGAACCGCGCCGCCCGGCCCATCACCTTGACCGACTTGCGGAACTTGTCGGGGATGAACGGTTCCGGGTTGAAGTCGTGGACCTCGCCGGCCACCCGGATCGGGTGGTTGGACGCATCGAAGGAGCGGATCGGACCGACGCCGCTGTGGCCGTCCACGCACGCCTGCCAGAACGCGTCCTTACCGACCCCGTTGGGCGCGACCACGCCCAGCCCGGTTATGACCACCCTGCGCATGACGTCACCCCGATCGGCCGCCCCTGGTCCCCGTCCGTAAGGAGGGCGGCACGTCACGCTAACACGAACGACCCGCTCCCGCCAACGGCCCCGAGCCCCCATCTTAACCATCTTCCTTAAAGTTAATCCCCTCGCCGGTCTCCTTCAATCCCCCGTCTGAAGCCGAATCCAGGTATCCTCCGCACTTTGCGCAGATTACCTCGACAAAGTCGGCACAACCGGACTAAACTCCCGTAATCGAAGGGACTGTGAGTGAGGAGGAATGGGGATCTAACGGGCGAAAAGAAAATGCGAACTGCGTGCCGCACGAACGAATGAGGGGTGCGGGCGGGGAACGTTCTTTGGCCCCGGTTCGCCGCACCGTTATAATCTGACCAGGTGGGCGGGGCGGGGAACCCGTCGCCCGGACCCGAAGGAACGATCACCGATGCACCTCACGGTCAGCCGCTGGTTCGGCCCACTTGTCGCCGTTGCCTGCCTGCTCGCGTCCGCCGCCGCCTCGTCCGCCCAAGAGGTCGGCGACGCGATGTTCGTCACCGTACAGAACCCGATCACCAGCGAAACGGTCGCCCGGATCAAACAGCAGGTCGACCCCCGCGCGAACGAGGCCAACCGGCAGCGGCGGGTGGACACGATCGTGTTCGACTTCAACCCGGACGGCAAGCCGGCCGCGACCGACGAGTTCGGGCCGTGTTACGAACTCGCCAAGTACATCGGGAGCGGGGCGCTCCAGGGCCGGCGGACGGTCGCGTTCGTCCACGCCCCGGTCGCCGGGCACACCGTTCTGCCGGTGCTCGCGTGCGTGGAGCGCGTGATCGGGAAGGCCGGGGTGATCGGTCCGGTCGTGGGCGACGTCGTCCAGAAGCTCTCGCCCGTCGAGCAGGCCGGTTACAAGGAACGGTTCCCCTCCCGCGACCGGTGGGCCATCGTCCAGAAGATGTTCGATCCCGGCGTGCGGCTGGTGAGCGGCACCCTCCGGGACGGTGCCGACAAGGTGACCGTCTACGCCGACGCGCGGGACGAGGACGCGATGACGCGCGTCGCGGGCGCCGCCCCCGTGCAGGGCGTACAGGACGGCACGGTCGCCGGCTACACGGCGGCGCAGGCGCGGGCCCTGGGGCTGGCCCAGGCCCGCGCCGACTCGCGCCCGGAAGTGGCCGAGGTGTTCGGCCTCCCGGCGTCGAGCGTCCGCGACGACCCGCTCCAGGGGCGCAGTCCCGACGCCTACCAGTGGGTGCTCAAGGGCGACGTGGACGGGGCGATGCGCGAGTCGCTCAACCGCGTCGTCCGCGACGTGCGGAAAAAGAAGGGGAACGTGCTCGTCCTGGTGCTCAACTGCGGCGGCACCGATCTGGACACGGCCCGCGGTCTGGCCGAAGACCTCATCAAAGCGCAGACCGGCGAGGACGCGGTGCAGGTGATCGCGTTCGTGCCCGAGACCGCCCCCGACGCGGCCGCGGTCGTCGCCCTGGGCTGCTCGGAAATCGTGATGACCCGGCCCGCGGACGGGGCGGAGGGGAAGGAGGCCGACATCGGCAACTTCGAGCGGTACCTCAAGTCCGCCAAGCCCGCCGCCGTCGAGGCCCAGCGCCAGAGCCTCCGCAAGCTGGCCGAGGACCAGGGCTACCCCGGGGTGCTCATCGACGGCATGCTCACGCGCGACCTGGAGATCGTCCGCGCGACCGCCCAGGGCAACGCCAAGAAGACGAAACTGATGACGCGCGCCGAGTTCGACACGGAGCTGAAGGCCAACCCCGGCGCGTGGGCCGAGGCGCCGAAGGTCGTCAAGCCGAAGGGCGTGCCGTTCCACCCCGGCGCGACGGTCGCCGCCGAGCTCGGTCTCGCCCGGTTCGTGGTGCCGACAACGAACCCCAACGACGTGTGCAAGATTTACGGCGCGAGCGCCGCGAAGAGCCCCGACCCCGGCTGGCTCGACAAGTTCGCAGAGTTTCTGAAGATCCCCGCGGTCACCATCATCCTGGTCATGGTCGGGTTCATCGGCCTGATCCTGGAACTGAAGGTGCCGGGGCTGACGGTGCCCGGCATCACGGCCGCCCTGTGCTTCATCCTCGTGTTCTGGTCGCAGTCGCGGTTCAGCGGCGAGATGTTCGTGCTGGCGCTGCTCCTGTTCCTGCTGGGGCTCGCGCTGGTGGGGATCGAGATCTTCGTGCTGCCCGGGTTCGGCGCGTGCGGGATATGCGGTATCCTCTGCATGCTGGCCGGGCTGGGGCTCGTGACGCTGGACAAGGTCCCGACGGACACCGGCGAGTGGGTCCGGTTCGGGGTGCGGATCTCGACGTACCTGTTCGCCATGATGGGCGCGATGGTGCTGGCGTTCGTGATCGCCAAGTTCCTCCCGCAGGTGCCGTACGCCAACCGGATGATGCTGACCCCGCCGACCGACACGCCGAGCGCCGGCGAAATGGACCTGCCGGGCGCGAGCGCGGCGCTGGAACTGCTCGGGGCCATCGGCACCGCCACCACCGCCCTGCGCCCGGCCGGGGTGGTGCGGTTCGGCGACAAGTTCGTGGACGTCGTCTCCGACGGCGGGTTCATCCCCTCGGGCACCCGGGTTCAGGTCATCACCGTCGAGGGGACGCGGATCGTCGTAAAAGAAGTGTGACCGCGGTGGGGCGCGCCGCGGCCGGGGGCGGGCGCCCGGGCCCGGGTGACGATCGGGAAAAGGGAACCGGCAATAGCCGCGGGTTTCGGCCGCTGGTAGGTTGACGACGGAGTTGTGCCCCGCGGCACACTCACACCAGTCACTCACACTCAGCACTCCCCAATGGACTACCTGACCGTCGCCCTCATACTGATCGGACTCGGGGCGCTCCTGCTGGTCGCGGAGATCTTGGTGCCGACCGGCGGGGTTCTGGTCGTGGGCGCGTTGTTGTTCTTCGCACTGGGTGTGGGTACCATCCTGTACTACGGCTCGACACTGGAAGGCGTCGTCGCCATCGCCGGGCTGGCGGTCGGGTTGCCGGCGGCGGGGTTCGCGGCCACGGCCGCCTGGCGGCGGATGTCGCTGGACACCGCCCTCGATGACCCGGTCGGACAACAACCCGCGCCCGGGGCCGAAACGACCGGGCTGAAGGGCCGCACCGGCAAGACGGTCTCCCCCCTGCGCCCGTCCGGCTCCGTCGAGTTCGACGGCAAGCGGGTGGACGCGATGACCGAGGGGATGATGCTCGACGCGGGCGTGTGGGTGCGGTGCGTGGAGGTCCGCCGCGGACAGGTGATCGTCCGCCGGATGGAAGAACCGGCCGACGTGGCGGACATCGACCCGACCGGGACCGGCGCCCCGCCGGCCGAACCGAAAGCCGCGCCACCACCGAGCGAACGCCCCCGGGCGGCCGAGCCGAAAGCGCCGCGCGACGACTTCGACGACTTCGACATCGGCCTCGACAAGACGTGACGCGGGTCCGGTTTCCGGACCCGAAGACGACGCCCCGACGAGCAACGACCGCCGGTTCACCGACGGCACTGATAGAGCCACCAGAAAGGACCGACACCGTGACGCTTCTCGCGACCGCTTTCGCCCTCTTCGCCCAGTTCAACAAAGAGAAGGACAAGGCCGCGGCCGCCGACGGCGGCAACGCGGTCTCCCCGACCCACATCATCATCATCGTTGTGGCGCTGGTCGCCGTCCTCATCTTCGTTGTGTTCCTGTTCCTGTTCTTCAGTTTCATCCGGCTGTGGATCCAGGCCCTCTTGACCAAGGCCGACATCGGCATCGGCAGCCTGATCGGTATGAAGCTGCGGAACGTCGATTACGCGATGATCGTGCGGCAGAAGATCGCCCTCATCCAGGCCGGGGTGAAGGTGACCACCGGCGAACTGGAGAGCCACTTCCTGGCCCGCGGCAACGTGCCCAAGACCGCGACCGCCGTGATCGCGGCGCACAAGGCGGGCCTGGACCTGCCGTGGCGCACCGCCGCCGCCATCGACCTCGCCGGCCGCGACGTGCTCGAAGCGGTGCGCACCAGTGTGAACCCGAAGGTGATCGACTGCCCCGACCCCGGCAAGGGCAAGCAGTTCCTCGACGCCGTGTGCCGCAACGGCATCCAGTTGCTCGCCAAGGCCCGGGTGACCGTGCGCACCAAGCTGGAGCGGCTCGTCGGCGGGGCGACCGAAGAGACCATCATCGCCCGCGTCGGCGAGGGCATCGTGAAGGCGATCGGGTCGGCGCACGACCACAAGGAGGTGCTCGCCAACCCCGGCATGATCTCGCAAACGGTGCTCCACAACGCGCTCGACGCGCAGACCGCCTACGAGATCGTGTCCATCGACATCGCCCACATCGAAGTCGGCGAGAACATCGGCGCGAAGCTGCAAGCGGAGCAGGCGGCGGCGGACCTGCGCGTCGCCCAGGCCGAGGCCGAGAAGCGCCGGGCCGCGGCCGTGGCCCGGGAGCAGGAGATGCGGGCGCTCGTGGAAGAGAACCGGGCGAAGGTCGTGGAGGCCGAGGCCCAGGTGCCGCAGGCCATCGCCGACGCGTTCGAGAAGGGGCACCTGGGCGTGATGGACTTTTACAACATGAAGAACGTGCAGTCCGACACGCTGATGCGCAACAACATCGCCACCATGACCGGCGGGGCCGAGGGCCAGTCCGGGTCGGGGCGCTAGTAGACAGTCGGTCACTCGCTCCGCGAGTGACGCCCGCCACCGGCTCCTAGTGGCCGGACGCGACTCGCCTACTTTCTCGAACCGATCGTGCCGCACGGCGGCCCAGAAAGTCGGTCACTCGCTCCGCGAGTGACGCCCTCCACCGCCCCCAAATGGCACGGCGCGAGTCGCCTACTTTCCAGACGCCGCCGTCCGCTTCTCCTCACTCGAAGGGTGGGTACGGGAATGCAAGGCCTCGTTCTGATGGTCATCGTCCTCGTGGTCATTTCCACGGTGGTGGGGACGATCGCGAAGCTGTTGAACAACCTGGCCGAAGCCAACGCCACCCGCCGGGCCGAGGAGGAGCGGCGGGCGCGCATCGAGCGGGCCGAGCGGAACGCCGAGCGCACCCGCGCCGCCCAGGACGAGCGGGCCGAGCGGCCGGCGCGGCCCGTTCCGGTCACCACCGACGACGGGCGCGACGGGAGCGGCGTCCGGCCGGCGAGTTCGGAGATGGACCGCTTCCTGGCGGAGATCGACCGCCTCCGCCGCAAGGCGACGAGCCCCGACCCGGCCCCGCAGCCCGGTTCCTCGGTCCCGGTCGCGCCGGTGGTGCAACCGATCAAGCCGGCGGCCGACCGCCCCCGCCCGCGGGTGGTCGCGGAACTGGCCGACCAGCCGCCGGCGCCCGCCGACCGCGGCAGCCCGAGCGGCGGGCCGAGCTCGGCACCAGCCCGCAGGCGCCGTCGCGAACCGCCCCGGTGGCGGCGCAGATCGAGGAACTGCCCGTCGCGAGCGTGCTGCGGACGACCTCCACGACCGGCGCACCGGCCACAAAGGTGACGCTGTTCACCAAGCGCCCGCGGCCCGCGGCCCGGACCAACTTCGGCAAGAACCTGACGGCGCTACTCGCCTCCGGTCAGGGCGTCGCGATGGCCGTCGTGCTGCAAGAGATCCTCGGCCCGCCCAAGGCGAAGAAGAACGCCAACGCCAAGGAGCAGGCGGAGTAACGCGGAGTTCGGAGCGGAGTGAAAACAGAAGAACGGCCGGGTTCAGCCCGGCCGTCTTCGTTACGCATCCCCAAGGAAGGTTGTGGAGGGTGTGCGATGACCGAAGAGGAGTGGCTGACGGCCAGGTTCGCGCTCGAACTCATGCACCGGGCGACCAGATCCCAGGATTTCGCTGGATGGCGATCCCTCGCGGCCCGCGTGGCTTGTCTCCAACGACTCGGTTCTGATCTGCCCGAGGGAGTTCGTGGTTGGATGGCAAGCGCGACCGAACGACTCGATAGCGAAGATCGCCAAACGTCTTCGGAAGACTTACTGTACGGCGAAAAAACCTTCTGCGTTTATGATGCGTTCCGTGCGGCTTACGCCATTGCCGATCCGGCGCTTCGTCAGAAACTGGCTGCCGCGCAAGACGCCTTTCATGGCCAAGGCGACTATTACGCATGTGACGAGTACGTGCTCGAAGAAGACGAGAGTAGTGCCACTTACACGGGGCCGGTATACGCAGCCGAATCTGTCGCGCACTGCCACATCATCCGCGACATCTTCGGGAACCCGTTCCGGCCCGTTACCTTCGCTTCCGACTGGCGCACGGACACCGCGGTGTCACTGGCCCGCACGATGTACGAGAGCAGCGACTTCTCCGCGATGCCGGTGCTCGCGGACGCTCTACAAGACGCCGGCTGCGACAACGGGGACGTACTCGACCACTGCCGTACACCGGGTGCGCATGTGCGCGGGTGCTGGGTGGTCGATTTGGTTTTGGGTAAGGAGTAGCCGTCGCGGGCCGCTGTGAAGTGGCGGGCGCCTGTCTTGTAGGTCGCGGCCGAGGAGGCTTGGCGACCTACAAGGCCCGCGATTTAGGACATTGGGCGATGGGGCGAAGCGCCGTGCGTCGGGCCGCGCGAGTGATCGGGCTTCGGGTCCGACACCGGGTGACCGTGAGCCGGGACCGGGTGGGACGCCGGTGCGTGGTGCTTGTGGTGCCCGTCCGCGGCGGCGAGTGTGCTCTCGGCGGCCGTCGCGTCCGCGCGGCGCACCCAGAGTTCGACCGAGTCCGGCAGGGCCGTCCCGAGCCCGGCGGTCAGGTCGTCGCCGACGACACGGGACTGAATGCCCGCGCCCTGGAGGACGTTCCCCAATTCCTGAACCTGGATCAAGGTTCCCGCCGCCACCTTCACCAGGTCGTCGAAATGCTCGCTCATCGCTCGTCCCTCCGGATGCCGTTCCCGCACCGCCGACCCCAATGCGCTCTCGAAATGCGCCCTCCGACACGCGCCGGAGGGAGCACGAAGACCGCAAGAGAGAACGGGACCGGTTGGTGAAACGGGATGCAACAAACGCGCCGAACCGCCGGGCGCACGCCCGGCGCCGGGACCGGGGCCGAGATCAGGTCGGGATGGCTTGCGGGCGACCGAGATCGCGCAGCCAGCGGAAGTGCGAGACGATACCGGCCAGGAACGTCTGGTGCGCCGAGTACCGGACCCCGAAATCGCGGCACGTCGCCTCGACGATGCGTGACAGCGCCGGGTAGTGGATGTGACACACGCGCGGGAACAGGTGGTGGACGACCTGGAAGTTCAGGCCGCCCAGGAGCCAGCACAGTACGCGGCTCTGGCGGGCGAAGTCCACCGTGGTGCGGACCTGGTGGACCGCCCAGGCGCCTTCCATTCGCCGCCCGCCGTCGATCGGCTCCGGGAACTCGGCCTCGCCGACGCAGTGGGCCAGTTGGAACACGACCGTCAGCACCACCCCCACCACCGCCGTCACCACCATGTAGAACGTGAACACCACCCACCACGAGTGGACGCACATCGGCACGCCCAGGAGCAGCCCGATGGACACCAGTTTGCCGACGAGGAAGACGACAAGATCCCACCCCTTCGGGCGCGGGATGCGGTGCGCCCCGATCTGGCCCGTGATCACGTCGCGGAAGTCGCCGTACAGGTGCCAGACGGACGCGGTCAGTCCGTACAAGGGCCACAGGTACAGGTGCTGCCACCGGTGGAACCAGCGGCGCCGCTGCTGCGGGGCCAGCCGGGCGACGAACCCGACGTCAATGTCCGTGTCCTGCCCGTCCACGTTCGGGTACGTGTGGTGGTAGACGACGTGCTTCCACCGCCACAGGTACGAGCTGGCGCCGATCAGGTCGAGCGACAGCGCGGCCAGTCGGTTCACCCACGCGAACCGGGAGTACGCGTGGTGGCCACCGTCGTGCTGGATGCTGAACCCTACTGCCGAAATGGCGAACGCCAGCGAGATCGAGAGCGGCGCGGCGAGCCACACCGTCGGCGCGGCGAACACCAGGAGGGCGTAAGAGGTCGCGAGCCAGGCGAGGATGACGGCCGTCTTCAGGTACATCCGCCAGCAGTCGCGTTCGCTCCGGCCGGTCTCCGCGAAGTACGCGTCGGCCCGGCGCCGCAACTCGGTCATGAACCCCGCTTCGTCCTTGGGGAACTTCGGCCTCGGGTCGGCAACCGCCGGCGCGGAGAGGGTGGGGGCGCGGTCGATTCGCGAAGGCATGAGTGGTTTCTTCTATATGAGCGAAAGACTTTTTTCGGCACGAACCCGGATCGCAAGCGGCTGTGCGAGTGAGACCGACCGCGTGAGAGGACCGGAACAGTGATT from the Frigoriglobus tundricola genome contains:
- a CDS encoding NfeD family protein, with translation MHLTVSRWFGPLVAVACLLASAAASSAQEVGDAMFVTVQNPITSETVARIKQQVDPRANEANRQRRVDTIVFDFNPDGKPAATDEFGPCYELAKYIGSGALQGRRTVAFVHAPVAGHTVLPVLACVERVIGKAGVIGPVVGDVVQKLSPVEQAGYKERFPSRDRWAIVQKMFDPGVRLVSGTLRDGADKVTVYADARDEDAMTRVAGAAPVQGVQDGTVAGYTAAQARALGLAQARADSRPEVAEVFGLPASSVRDDPLQGRSPDAYQWVLKGDVDGAMRESLNRVVRDVRKKKGNVLVLVLNCGGTDLDTARGLAEDLIKAQTGEDAVQVIAFVPETAPDAAAVVALGCSEIVMTRPADGAEGKEADIGNFERYLKSAKPAAVEAQRQSLRKLAEDQGYPGVLIDGMLTRDLEIVRATAQGNAKKTKLMTRAEFDTELKANPGAWAEAPKVVKPKGVPFHPGATVAAELGLARFVVPTTNPNDVCKIYGASAAKSPDPGWLDKFAEFLKIPAVTIILVMVGFIGLILELKVPGLTVPGITAALCFILVFWSQSRFSGEMFVLALLLFLLGLALVGIEIFVLPGFGACGICGILCMLAGLGLVTLDKVPTDTGEWVRFGVRISTYLFAMMGAMVLAFVIAKFLPQVPYANRMMLTPPTDTPSAGEMDLPGASAALELLGAIGTATTALRPAGVVRFGDKFVDVVSDGGFIPSGTRVQVITVEGTRIVVKEV
- a CDS encoding NfeD family protein — protein: MDYLTVALILIGLGALLLVAEILVPTGGVLVVGALLFFALGVGTILYYGSTLEGVVAIAGLAVGLPAAGFAATAAWRRMSLDTALDDPVGQQPAPGAETTGLKGRTGKTVSPLRPSGSVEFDGKRVDAMTEGMMLDAGVWVRCVEVRRGQVIVRRMEEPADVADIDPTGTGAPPAEPKAAPPPSERPRAAEPKAPRDDFDDFDIGLDKT
- a CDS encoding fatty acid desaturase family protein, with translation MPSRIDRAPTLSAPAVADPRPKFPKDEAGFMTELRRRADAYFAETGRSERDCWRMYLKTAVILAWLATSYALLVFAAPTVWLAAPLSISLAFAISAVGFSIQHDGGHHAYSRFAWVNRLAALSLDLIGASSYLWRWKHVVYHHTYPNVDGQDTDIDVGFVARLAPQQRRRWFHRWQHLYLWPLYGLTASVWHLYGDFRDVITGQIGAHRIPRPKGWDLVVFLVGKLVSIGLLLGVPMCVHSWWVVFTFYMVVTAVVGVVLTVVFQLAHCVGEAEFPEPIDGGRRMEGAWAVHQVRTTVDFARQSRVLCWLLGGLNFQVVHHLFPRVCHIHYPALSRIVEATCRDFGVRYSAHQTFLAGIVSHFRWLRDLGRPQAIPT
- a CDS encoding beta-ketoacyl-[acyl-carrier-protein] synthase family protein, encoding MRRVVITGLGVVAPNGVGKDAFWQACVDGHSGVGPIRSFDASNHPIRVAGEVHDFNPEPFIPDKFRKSVKVMGRAARFGIGAAGLAVADSGLDTAALDPTRFGVVMGTGLVPMDLGELAPLLARACQESGAFDETKLPDPSGRDAQLFPLWLLKYLPNMAAAHISMAFNCQGPNNTVVTACVAGTQAVGEGYRLVSRGDADVMLCGGADSRIDPLMLLAYTALGTLSKSDGRPPEERSRPFDRLRDGFVISEGAAVLVLEDYERAKARNATIYAEVKGWGSTFDAYSVTKPDPEGRGGARAIQSALTEAEVDFRDVGYINAHGTSTRLNDLMETAAVKRVFGDHAKGVQLSSIKSMIGHSIGASGAIEAAALAMSLKTQVYPPTINLTNPDPACDLDYIPNTAREAKVKYGLSTSFGFGGQNGALVMAAV
- the floA gene encoding flotillin-like protein FloA (flotillin-like protein involved in membrane lipid rafts) translates to MIIIVVALVAVLIFVVFLFLFFSFIRLWIQALLTKADIGIGSLIGMKLRNVDYAMIVRQKIALIQAGVKVTTGELESHFLARGNVPKTATAVIAAHKAGLDLPWRTAAAIDLAGRDVLEAVRTSVNPKVIDCPDPGKGKQFLDAVCRNGIQLLAKARVTVRTKLERLVGGATEETIIARVGEGIVKAIGSAHDHKEVLANPGMISQTVLHNALDAQTAYEIVSIDIAHIEVGENIGAKLQAEQAAADLRVAQAEAEKRRAAAVAREQEMRALVEENRAKVVEAEAQVPQAIADAFEKGHLGVMDFYNMKNVQSDTLMRNNIATMTGGAEGQSGSGR